In one Musa acuminata AAA Group cultivar baxijiao chromosome BXJ2-5, Cavendish_Baxijiao_AAA, whole genome shotgun sequence genomic region, the following are encoded:
- the LOC135613257 gene encoding probable leucine-rich repeat receptor-like protein kinase At1g35710 → MERGSLGSVLRSDTAAELDWVKRVSIVKDVARALFYMHHDCVLPIVHRDITVRASPRIFTKGIARLLKPDSSNWTMLAGTRGYLAPELAYTMRVTTQCDAYSFGVVTLELLIGEYGEVLISILSSSPINDGFVKDVLDRRLLVPKGQVAD, encoded by the exons atggagaGAGGAAGTCTGGGATCTGTCCTCCGAAGCGACACTGCAGCTGAATTGGACTGGGTGAAGAGAGTGAGCATCGTGAAGGATGTTGCTCGTGCTCTGTTCTACATGCATCACGATTGTGTTCTGCCTATCGTTCATCGAGATAttactgttagagctagccccaggatatttaccaaagg AATTGCTCGACTACTGAAGCCGGATTCATCAAATTGGACCATGCTTGCAGGCACGCGGGGTTACTTGGCACCTG AGCTTGCATATACAATGAGAGTGACCACCCAATGCGACGCGTACAGTTTCGGAGTCGTGACGCTGGAGTTGCTGATAGGAGAGTATGGAGAAGTACTCATTTCCATTCTGTCGTCTTCACCGATCAATGATGGCTTTGTGAAAGACGTATTGGACCGACGTCTACTTGTTCCTAAGGGTCAAGTTGCGGATTAA